One segment of Phragmites australis chromosome 13, lpPhrAust1.1, whole genome shotgun sequence DNA contains the following:
- the LOC133888653 gene encoding receptor protein kinase TMK1-like: protein MDSALLLLLLLAAVLVAGAGAATHPADLAVLQDIRKSLTNADLLGWPDGGDACGPPAWPHVSCDHAGRVDNLDLKNVGLAGRLPASISSLAALNGLSLQGNRLSGPLPSFRGMASLEHVFLNDNAFDSIPADFFAGLTGLLDISLGNNPLINASSGGWTLPDDLASSAQQLQILSLDNCSLAGAIPDFLGAMNSLQNLTLSYNNLTGPIPATFNGSGIQRLWLNNQLGERKLSGTLDVIATMNNLQELWLHGNEFSGPIPDGIGACKDLYSLLLNNNQLVGLVPPSLSTLPQLRKVVLDNNNLLGPVPALKAVNNFTFSANEFCAAKPGDTCAPEVMALLQFLAEVQYPTRLVDSWSGNDPCASWLGVTCVQGKVTVLNLPGYGLNGTISKSLGNVTTLSDVRLGGNHLTGRVPDSLTKLESLQKLDLSMNDLSGPLPTFSPSVKVNVTGNLNFDATAPPPYNAPRSPTTHSAPGSPAHDDSPGNGKKNSVVLLATTIPVAVSVVALISVAAVFFCKKRASMSPQAASVVVHPRDNSDPNSLAKIVVATNDTNSSTSQGKTHSGGSSLAGDVHTIEAGSFLIAVRVLRGATKNFAQENVLGRGGFGVVYKGELHDGTMIAVKRMEAVAVNNKALDEFRAEIAVLTKVRHRNLVSIMGYSVEGNERLLVYEYMPNGALSKHLFQWKQFELEPLSWKKRLNIALDVARGMEYLHNLGHHRFIHRDLKSANILLGDDFRAKVSDFGLMRDAPDGNFSVATRLAGTFGYLAPEYAVTGKISTKSDVFSFGVVLMELITGMTAIDDSHVDEEIRHLATWFCQIRKDQEKLRAAIDPALDLTDETLESISVIAELAVHCTAREPSQRPDMGHAVNVLVPMAEKWKPAKDEAEDYLGIDLHLPLLQMVKSWQDAEGSIADGSILSLEDSKGSIPARPAGFAESFTSADGR from the exons ATGGActctgccctcctcctcctcctcctcctcgcggcTGTGCTCGTCGCCGGAGCGGGCGCGGCGACGCACCCGGCCGACCTGGCCGTGCTCCAGGACATCCGCAAGTCGCTGACCAACGCCGACCTGCTCGGCTGGCCCGATGGCGGCGACGCCTGCGGGCCCCCCGCCTGGCCGCACGTCTCCTGCGACCACGCCGGCCGCGTCGACAACCTCGACCTCAAGAACGTCGGGCTCGCCGGCCGCCTGCccgcctccatctcctccctcgCCGCGCTGAACGGCCTCAGCCTCCAGGGCAACCGCCTCTCCGGCCCGCTCCCCTCCTTCCGCGGCATGGCCAGCCTCGAGCACGTCTTCCTCAACGACAACGCCTTCGACTCCATCCCCGCCGACTTCTTCGCCGGCCTCACCGGCCTCCTGGACATCTCCCTCGGCAACAACCCGCTCATCAACGCCTCCTCCGGGGGCTGGACGCTGCCCGACGACCTCGCCTCCTCCGCGCAGCAGCTGCAGATCCTCTCGCTCGACAACTGCAGCCTCGCCGGCGCCATACCGGATTTCCTAGGCGCCATGAACAGCCTCCAGAACCTCACGCTCTCCTACAACAACCTCACCGGCCCCATCCCCGCCACCTTCAACGGCTCCGGCATCCAGAGGCTGTGGCTCAACAACCAGCTCGGGGAAAGGAAGCTCTCCGGTACGCTCGATGTCATCGCCACCATGAACAACCTCCAGGAGCTCTGGCTGCACGGCAACGAGTTCTCCGGCCCCATCCCTGACGGCATTGGCGCCTGCAAGGACCTGTACAGCCTCCTGCTCAACAACAACCAGCTCGTCGGCCTCGTGCCGCCGAGCCTCTCCACCCTGCCCCAGCTccgcaaggtggtgctcgacaACAACAATCTCTTGGGCCCCGTCCCGGCGCTCAAGGCGGTCAACAACTTCACCTTCTCCGCGAACGAGTTCTGCGCGGCCAAACCCGGGGACACGTGCGCGCCGGAGGTGATGGCGTTGCTCCAATTCCTCGCTGAGGTGCAGTACCCCACGAGGCTGGTCGATTCTTGGTCTGGGAATGACCCCTGCGCGAGTTGGCTGGGCGTTACCTGCGTCCAAGGGAAAGTCACGGTGCTCAATTTGCCGGGGTATGGCCTCAATGGCACAATCAGCAAGAGTCTCGGTAATGTGACCACGCTCTCAGACGTCAGGCTCGGCGGGAACCATCTTACCGGCCGGGTGCCGGATAGCCTGACGAAGCTCGAGTCGCTCCAGAAGCTAGACTTGTCCATGAATGACTTGTCTGGGCCTCTGCCCACCTTCAGCCCGAGCGTGAAGGTGAACGTGACTGGAAATCTCAACTTCGATGCCACAGCGCCGCCACCATACAATGCCCCTCGGTCGCCAACGACGCATAGTGCGCCAGGCTCACCGGCCCACGATGACAGTCCAGGGAATGGGAAGAAGAACTCAGTCGTGTTGTTGGCCACTACAATCCCGGTTGCAGTGAGTGTGGTGGCTCTGATATCGGTGGCCGCCGTGTTCTTCTGCAAGAAAAGAGCATCGATGTCGCCACAGGCAGCGTCTGTTGTCGTCCATCCCCGTGATAATTCTGATCCAAATAGCTTGGCCAAGATTGTTGTGGCGACCAATGACACCAACAGTAGCACATCTCAAGGCAAGACACATAGCGGGGGCAGCAGTTTGGCTGGTGATGTTCACACGATTGAAGCAGGAAGTTTCCTGATTGCCGTGCGAGTCCTCCGTGGTGCGACCAAGAACTTTGCCCAGGAGAATGTGCTTGGACGTGGGGGCTTTGGTGTTGTTTACAAAGGGGAACTGCATGACGGCACCATGATTGCAGTGAAGAGGATGGAGGCTGTGGCTGTCAACAACAAGGCTTTGGACGAGTTCCGAGCTGAGATTGCTGTTCTAACCAAGGTCCGGCACCGTAATTTGGTGTCAATAATGGGGTACTCAGTTGAAGGGAATGAGAGGCTGCTGGTCTATGAATACATGCCGAATGGGGCTTTGAGCAAGCATCTGTTCCAGTGGAAGCAATTTGAGCTGGAGCCTCTGTCATGGAAGAAGAGGCTCAATATAGCGCTGGATGTTGCTCGTGGAATGGAATATCTGCACAACCTGGGTCATCACCGCTTCATTCACAGGGATCTCAAGTCAGCAAACATTCTCCTTGGCGACGACTTCCGGGCAAAGGTGTCAGATTTTGGGCTAATGAGAGACGCGCCGGATGGCAACTTCTCTGTGGCAACTAGACTTGCTGGAACTTTTGGATACTTGGCTCCTGAGTATGCAG TGACAGGGAAAATCTCAACAAAATCAGATGTCTTCAGCTTCGGGGTAGTGCTGATGGAGCTGATAACTGGGATGACCGCTATTGATGACAGCCATGTGGACGAGGAAATCCGTCATCTGGCAACCTGGTTCTGTCAGATACGGAAGGATCAGGAGAAGCTCAGGGCGGCAATTGATCCTGCTCTGGATCTCACGGATGAGACCTTGGAGAGCATCTCAGTGATCGCAGAGCTTGCTGTTCACTGCACTGCCCGGGAGCCCTCCCAGCGGCCAGACATGGGGCATGCCGTTAACGTGCTCGTCCCTATGGCTGAGAAGTGGAAGCCTGCAAAGGACGAGGCTGAGGACTACCTGGGCATCGACCTGCATCTGCCGCTTCTCCAGATGGTGAAGAGTTGGCAGGACGCAGAGGGCAGCATCGCAGATGGAAGCATCCTGAGCCTTGAAGACAGCAAGGGCAGCATCCCTGCTCGGCCGGCCGGGTTTGCCGAGTCGTTCACCTCGGCTGACGGCCGGTGA
- the LOC133888910 gene encoding E3 ubiquitin-protein ligase PUB23-like, with protein MEEQQQVEVPCYFLCPISLHIMQDPVTLPTGITYDRDGIERWLLTAGTCPLTKQPVPPDCDPTPNHTLRRLIQSWCALHAADGVERLPTPKPPADRARVASLVSQIDAKTLSPQELLATLRELRDVAAESERNMKLIAAVPGAVDILAAVFVASATKSENTAACDEALEIICSLQPSEQCLVRVIETNEALVDALVSALQRSNTTSRVHAALLLDDVTAVMSPNRLVSLQEQVFREIVQLLRDKVSKPATKAALHVLVGTALWGRNRVKAVDAGAVPVLIDMLFDGPERRSCELALGALDRLCGCAEGRAELVAHGAGVAAVGKMALRVSDVATDKAVRVLRSVAKHAATAAVVQQMAQAGVVGTLCLVAQSEQCGERTRERAWETLRLHARAWRSSPCLHRHLQAMYPC; from the coding sequence atggaggagcagcagcaggtgGAGGTGCCTTGCTACTTCCTGTGTCCCATCTCGCTGCACATCATGCAAGACCCCGTCACGCTCCCCACCGGCATCACCTACGACCGCGACGGCATCGAGCGCTGGCTCCTCACCGCCGGCACCTGCCCGCTCACCAAGCAGCCCGTGCCGCCCGACTGCGACCCGACGCCCAACCACACGCTACGCCGCCTCATCCAGTCCTGGTGCGCGCTCCACGCTGCCGACGGCGTCGAGCGCCTCCCCACGCCGAAGCCTCCCGCCGACCGCGCCCGCGTCGCCTCGCTGGTCTCCCAGATCGACGCCAAGACATTGTCACCGCAGGAGCTCCTTGCCACGCTGCGCGAGCTCAGGGACGTGGCGGCCGAGAGCGAGCGGAACATGAAACTCATCGCTGCCGTCCCCGGCGCGGTGGACATCCTGGCCGCCGTCTTTGTCGCGTCTGCGACGAAGTCAGAAAATACTGCCGCCTGCGACGAGGCGCTCGAGATCATCTGCTCGCTCCAGCCCTCGGAGCAGTGCCTGGTTCGTGTCATTGAGACGAACGAGGCGCTCGTCGACGCTCTCGTCTCTGCCCTGCAACGATCGAATACCACCTCCCGGGTGCACGCGGCTTTGCTTCTCGACGACGTGACGGCCGTCATGTCGCCGAACAGGCTGGTGTCCCTCCAGGAGCAGGTGTTTAGGGAGATCGTGCAGTTGCTCCGCGACAAGGTATCCAAGCCGGCGACCAAGGCGGCCCTGCACGTGCTCGTCGGTACGGCGCTATGGGGTCGCAACCGCGTCAAGGCGGTGGACGCCGGCGCGGTGCCTGTTCTAATCGACATGCTCTTCGACGGGCCGGAGCGCCGCTCGTGCGAGCTGGCGCTGGGCGCGCTGGACCGGCTGTGCGGGTGCGCGGAGGGACGCGCCGAGCTGGTGGCGCACGGTGCGGGCGTGGCAGCGGTGGGCAAGATGGCCCTGAGGGTATCCGACGTGGCGACCGACAAGGCGGTGCGGGTGCTGCGGTCGGTGGCGAAGcacgcggcgacggcggcggtggtgcaGCAGATGGCGCAGGCGGGCGTGGTGGGGACGCTGTGCCTGGTGGCACAGTCGGAGCAGTGCGGTGAGAGGACGAGGGAGCGGGCGTGGGAGACGCTCCGGCTGCACGCGAGGGCGTGGAGGAGCTCGCCTTGCTTGCATCGGCACCTCCAGGCCATGTACCCTTGCTAA
- the LOC133887800 gene encoding uncharacterized protein LOC133887800: MPCRSPATLKVNKNSHSAKKRPVQVRQPVIIYVESPKVVHVSPSEFRSVVQRLTGAAPSASAPSPSTMFSASAPQFPFQLYGLAQEALNDSERRTLPFVASTLSPTIAAAPVSGSLFASSSPGDAGQGAVSLFSNHQLSPAFLFDHQNMVPGAGPSSVQANLLVSSAPLLLPSIGACHGDLFINQ, translated from the coding sequence ATGCCCTGCCGATCGCCGGCTACGCTCAAAGTCAACAAGAACTCTCACTCGGCCAAGAAGCGGCCGGTGCAGGTGCGGCAGCCGGTGATCATCTACGTGGAGTCGCCTAAAGTCGTCCACGTGAGCCCCAGCGAGTTCAGGTCCGTCGTCCAGCGCCTCACTGGTGCGGCGCCATCTGCATCTGCACCGTCACCGTCGACTATGTTTTCCGCCTCCGCTCCGCAATTCCCGTTCCAGCTGTACGGGCTTGCGCAGGAGGCACTGAACGACAGTGAGCGCAGGACGTTGCCATTCGTGGCGAGCACCCTGTCGCCGACGATCGCGGCAGCGCCGGTATCGGGGAGCTTGTTTGCCTCCTCTTCGCCTGGTGACGCAGGCCAAGGCGCCGTCAGCTTATTCAGTAACCATCAGCTAAGCCCAGCATTCCTGTTTGATCATCAGAACATGGTGCCGGGTGCTGGTCCAAGCTCAGTCCAGGCAAATCTACTGGTCTCTAGTGCTCCACTTCTTCTGCCGTCCATTGGTGCGTGTCATGGCGATCTCTTCATCAACCAGTAA